The window GCTCGGCCTCGAGGATCTCGGCCGGCTTGTCGCGGATGCCCTGCACTGCACGCCAGCCCGGTCCGCGCCTCTGGCCCGGCTGGTGCACGAAAAGACCGCCGGCAATCCCTTCTTCACCATTCAGTTCCTCACCGCGTTGGCCGAGGAAGGGCTGGTGGCCTTCGACCATCAGCAGGCACGCTGGTCCTGGGACCTCGATGGCATTCACGCCAAGGGTTACACGGACAATGTTGTTGACCTTTTGCTGGGCAAATTGCGCCGTCTCCCCGATGCGACCCGGGAGGCCCTGCAGCAGTTGGCCTGCCTTGGAAACGTTGGCGAGATCGCCACCCTCAGCCAGGTTCTGGGCGAGAGCGAGGCGGTGCTCGTCGCAGCACTGCTGGAGGCGGAGCGAGCCGGGTTGGTGTTCCGGAAGGATGGAGCCTATCACTTTCTGCATGATCGCGTTCGGGAGGCAGGTTACGCGCTCATACCGGAAGGCAACCGGGCCGCTGCGCATCTCGCCATCGGCCGACGGCTGGCCGCGATCACGCCGCCGGCCGCGGTCGAGGAGCGCGTCTTCGAGATCGTCGGCCACCTAAACCGCGGCGCCGCGCTGATCGCATCGAGCGACGAACGGGAGCGCTTGGCCGAACTGAACTTGATCGCCGGCAGGCGCGCCAAAGCCTCCACTGCCTACGCCTCGGCGCTGACTTATCTCACCGCGGGGCTAGCATTACTGTCGGCTAAGGGCTGGGAGCGCCGATACCAACTCACCTTCGCGCTGGAACTGCACCGGGCCGAGTGCGAATTCCTTACCGGTGCGTTGGGGGGAGCGGAGGCGCACCTGGCTGAACTCGCACGCCGCGCCACCAGTCTGCCGGACTCGGCAACCGTGACCCGGTTGCAAGTAGACCTTTTCATGACCCTCGCTCGCAGCGACCGCGCGGTGGCAGTCGGCCTCGATTACCTGCGCCGCGTCGGCGTCGCATGGTCGCCGCATCCGACGAACGACGATGTCCGGCAGGAATACGCGCGGCTGTGGCGGCAACTCGGCGACCGTTCGGTCGACGCGTTGATTGATCTGCCCCGGATGACCGATCCGGTCGCGTGCGCGACGATGGATGTCCTCACCTCCCTCGTGTCGCCGGCCCTGTTCACCGACGAGAATCTGCGCTGCCTCGTCATCGGTCGCATGGGGAATCTCAGCCTGGAGCACGGCAACAGCGACGCGTCGTGCTACGCCTACACCGCGGTGGGCAACGTGCTGGGGTTGTTTTTCGGCGACTACAAGGCTGCATTCCGCTTCGGTGAGCTTGGGCTCGATATGGCGGAGCGGAGTGGAGTGGACCGCCTCAAGGCCCGCGTCTACCTAGCCTTCGGAAACCTTGCGAAACCGTCCCTGCAGCATTTCACCACGGGCCGCCCGCTCGCACGCCATGCCTTCGACGTGGCACTGCGGGCCGGTGATCCGACCTACGCGGCCTTCAGCTGCAACAATATCCTCACCCAGCTACTGGCCATCGGCAACCCGCTTGCCGAAGTGCAGCGCGAAGCGGAGGCCGGACTCGACTTCGCGCGCCAGTCGAAGTTCGGGCTCGTCGTCGACCTCATAACTGCTCAGTTCGGGCTTGTCCGAACTCTCCAGGGCAAAACCGCAATATTTGGCTCCTTCAACGGTGGCGGCTTCGACGAGGCTCGGTTCGAGCAGCATCTGGACGAGGATCCACGCCTGTCGATCGCCGCCTGCCTGTACTGGATCCGTAAGCTACAGGCACGCCTGTTCGCCGGCGACTATGCCGCCGCCGCGTCCGCGGCGACAGAAGCAGAACGACTGCTCTGGATGTCGCCAGCCATTTTTGAGAGGGCGGAGTATCATCTATATGCTGCATTGGCGCGGGCCGCCCTCTATGACTCGGCCCCGGCTGCGGCGCGCGCTGACCATACCAAGGCCTTGGCCGTCCACCAACGCCGGCTCCAGGAGTGGGCAGAACACTGCCCGGAAAACTTCGCGAGCCGCGCCGCGCTAGTCGGCGCCGAGATCGCCCGCCTCAAACGGCGGCGCCTTGAGGCCGAGCGCCTCTACGACCAGGCCATCCGCTCTGCCCGCCACAACGGTTTGATTCACAACGAGGCGCTGGCTTGCGAACTGGCCGGGCGTTACTACGCGGCCAGTGGCTTGGAGATCAATTCCCGTGCCCTTCTGCGACGGGCCCGGCAGTGCTACCTGAGTTGGGGGGCTGACGCCAAGGTCGAGCAGATCGATGCATTGTATCCGCACTTGGGGGAGGACGAGACCGCACCTGCTCCGACGAGATCGATCGGAGCACCGATCGAACGGCTTGATCTCGCCACCGTGATCAAGGTGTCGCAAGCCGTCTCGGGCGAGATCGTCCTCGAAAAGCTGATTGAAACGGTCTTGCGCACCGCTATTGAGCAGGCGGGAGCCGAGCGCGGCCTGTTGATCTTGTCGCATGGCGGTGAAGCACGGATCACGGCGGAGGCGACGACCTGCGGCGACACGGTCGTTGTGCAGTCCTGCGACGGGCTCGTGACAGCGGAGACACTGCCGGTCACCGTCCTTCATTATGTATTGCGCACAAAGGAGAGCGTGGTTCTCGGTGACGCTACGGCTCAGAACCCATTTTCGGCGGACCCGTACATCCGTCAACAACAAGCGCGTTCCGTTCTCTGCCTGCCGTTGCTCAACCAGGGTCAGTTGACCGGAGTGCTCTATCTCGAGAACAACCTCGCGCCTCGGATCTTCGCGTCGGCCCGAATTGCGGTGCTGAAGCTGCTCGCGTCACAGGCAGCGATATCCTTGGAAAACTCCAGATTGTACCGGGATCGCGCAGAAAGCGAAGCCAAAATCCGTCGCCTAGTCGACGCCAACATCATCGGAATCGTTCTCTGGAATACCGAAGGTCGAATTCTTGAAGCCAATGACGCTTTTCTCCGTATCGTTGGATATGACCGGGAGGATCTTGCCTCAGGTCGGCTATGCTGGACGGGCCTGACGCCGGTCGAATGGAGCGACCGCGATGCACGGACCCACGCGGAGCTGGAGATGATCGGGGCAGTCCAACCGTTCGAGAAAGAGTATTTTCGGAAAGATGGCAGCCGCGTACCGGTCCTGATCGGCGGCGCAATTTTCGAGGAACGTAGCGACGAAGGTGTCTCTTTCGTGCTCGATCTGACGGAGCGCCGGCGGGCGGAAGAGGCGCTACGCGAGAGCGAGCAAGCCCTGCGCGAGGCGCAGGGGCAACTGGCGCACGCAAACCGCGTCGCCACGATGGGACAGCTCACAGCCTCTATCGCCCATGAAGTCAACCAACCGATCGCCGCGTCGGTTACCAACGCCCAGGCCGCCCTGCGCTGGCTGGGCGCCCATCCGCCCAATCTGGAGGAGGTGGCACAGGCGCTCGGCCGGATCGTGGGAAACGCCAACCGAGCCGGAGAAGTGATCGGTCGGATCCGCGCCTTGGTCAAGAAGGAACCGCCTTTGAAGGTGCAGTTCGACCTCAATGAAGCCGTGAGCCACGTGATCGCCCTGTCTCACGGCGAAGTACGCCGACAGGCAGTCTCGCTGCGGAGCGAGTTCTCAACTAGCCTGCCGTACGTGAAAGGAGATCGCGTTCAATTGCAGCAGGTGATCCTAAATCTGATCATGAACGCCATCGAGGCGATGAGCGAGATCGATGAAGGAGAGCGCGAGCTGCGGATCAGCACCGAAACAGAGACTTCAGGAGATGTGACTGTTAGGATACGGGACACGGGTCCTGGGGTGGATCCGCTGGGTATGGACCGCGTGTTTGAGGCCTTTTACACCACCAAATCCAGCGGCATGGGCATGGGACTGTCGATTTGCCGTTCGATCATCGAAGCTCACGGTGGACGGTTGTGGGTTAGCGCGAATGAACCTCGCGGGGCCGTGTTTCAGTTCACCCTACCTGTCGACCGGGATGAAATCGCAGGCGAGGAG is drawn from Sinorhizobium sojae CCBAU 05684 and contains these coding sequences:
- a CDS encoding trifunctional serine/threonine-protein kinase/ATP-binding protein/sensor histidine kinase; translation: MEVLWEDGERVLCRARRRGVSGRWNPVLTVLPAGEHPPPSSLARLAHEYELKDDLDGSWAVRPLEFVRDGGRTMLVLEDPGGEPLARLLDGPMDIDDFLRIAIGLAAALRKVHQRGLVHKDINPANILVNGGGDDVRLIGFGIASRVSRLRRSPDPPETITGTLAYMAPEQTGRMNRTVDSRSDFYALGVTFYQMLTGALPFAADDPMEWVHCHIARKPLPPAERVKAVPSVLSAITMKLLSKTAEQRYQTAGGLEHDLRRCLMAWEAIGRIHDFPLGEHDTPDQLLVPETLYGREREIKTLLAAFDRIAEGGAPELVLVSGYSGIGKSAVVRELDKVLVPPRGLFASGKFDQYKQDIPYNSLAQALQELIRPLLGKSEAELAPWREAFGEALDPNGQLMVTLVPELELLLGPQPPLPELPPQGAQRRFHMVFCRLLGVFARPERPLVLFLDDLQWLDAATLDLLEYVITQTELRHLLLIGAYRDNEVKPAHPLMRRLAAVRSRSRPVREIVLAPLGLEDLGRLVADALHCTPARSAPLARLVHEKTAGNPFFTIQFLTALAEEGLVAFDHQQARWSWDLDGIHAKGYTDNVVDLLLGKLRRLPDATREALQQLACLGNVGEIATLSQVLGESEAVLVAALLEAERAGLVFRKDGAYHFLHDRVREAGYALIPEGNRAAAHLAIGRRLAAITPPAAVEERVFEIVGHLNRGAALIASSDERERLAELNLIAGRRAKASTAYASALTYLTAGLALLSAKGWERRYQLTFALELHRAECEFLTGALGGAEAHLAELARRATSLPDSATVTRLQVDLFMTLARSDRAVAVGLDYLRRVGVAWSPHPTNDDVRQEYARLWRQLGDRSVDALIDLPRMTDPVACATMDVLTSLVSPALFTDENLRCLVIGRMGNLSLEHGNSDASCYAYTAVGNVLGLFFGDYKAAFRFGELGLDMAERSGVDRLKARVYLAFGNLAKPSLQHFTTGRPLARHAFDVALRAGDPTYAAFSCNNILTQLLAIGNPLAEVQREAEAGLDFARQSKFGLVVDLITAQFGLVRTLQGKTAIFGSFNGGGFDEARFEQHLDEDPRLSIAACLYWIRKLQARLFAGDYAAAASAATEAERLLWMSPAIFERAEYHLYAALARAALYDSAPAAARADHTKALAVHQRRLQEWAEHCPENFASRAALVGAEIARLKRRRLEAERLYDQAIRSARHNGLIHNEALACELAGRYYAASGLEINSRALLRRARQCYLSWGADAKVEQIDALYPHLGEDETAPAPTRSIGAPIERLDLATVIKVSQAVSGEIVLEKLIETVLRTAIEQAGAERGLLILSHGGEARITAEATTCGDTVVVQSCDGLVTAETLPVTVLHYVLRTKESVVLGDATAQNPFSADPYIRQQQARSVLCLPLLNQGQLTGVLYLENNLAPRIFASARIAVLKLLASQAAISLENSRLYRDRAESEAKIRRLVDANIIGIVLWNTEGRILEANDAFLRIVGYDREDLASGRLCWTGLTPVEWSDRDARTHAELEMIGAVQPFEKEYFRKDGSRVPVLIGGAIFEERSDEGVSFVLDLTERRRAEEALRESEQALREAQGQLAHANRVATMGQLTASIAHEVNQPIAASVTNAQAALRWLGAHPPNLEEVAQALGRIVGNANRAGEVIGRIRALVKKEPPLKVQFDLNEAVSHVIALSHGEVRRQAVSLRSEFSTSLPYVKGDRVQLQQVILNLIMNAIEAMSEIDEGERELRISTETETSGDVTVRIRDTGPGVDPLGMDRVFEAFYTTKSSGMGMGLSICRSIIEAHGGRLWVSANEPRGAVFQFTLPVDRDEIAGEEYPAQTAVSGTTAPPVL